In Strigops habroptila isolate Jane chromosome 4, bStrHab1.2.pri, whole genome shotgun sequence, a single genomic region encodes these proteins:
- the UEVLD gene encoding ubiquitin-conjugating enzyme E2 variant 3 isoform X2, with protein sequence MNTYTFKDGSQKDLLNFSGTVPVKYGNSYNIPIRLWILDSHPFAPPICFLKPTVNMGISVGKHVDAHGRIYLPYLQNWSHPKSTVIGLIREMIAKFEEELPLYSLSSSDAARQSELLSYIAKITAGETDLKSKSKIGGSKNEGCINKITIVGAGDLGIACVLAVAAKGTADKVVLLDLSEGAAKGGTMDLDIFALPNVEISKDFSALADSKVVVLTVNSLGNAQTYLDVIQSNVDLFRGIIPAISHYSQNTVLLVASHPALSRTLFEGFFFTVTKIKENSVLGIKVEVMTYVSWKLSGFPKSRVIGVGANLDTERFRNILANLLKAQVLAKDAWIIGEQGEDKVPAWTSCNSVATQTEGMAAHNSRETVANRAMEVLKGKGQRSWSVGLSVADLADSILKDKRKVHSVSTLAKGCCDINSEVFLSLPCVLGTNGVIEMVKLEEDPLVQEKLQSSAGSIHDLQQQLQL encoded by the exons ATGAACACATACA CCTTCAAGGATGGATCGCAGAAGGACCTCCTGAATTTTAGTGGTACTGTTCCAGTGAAATATG GTAATTCATATAATATACCTATTCGTCTGTGGATTCTGGATTCTCATCCCTTTGCTCCCCCCATTTGCTTCTTGAAGCCAACGGTGAACATGGGCATTTCAGTAGGAAAGCATGTTGATGCTCATGGCAGGATTTATTTGCCCTACCTGCAAAACTGGAGCCAT CCTAAATCAACTGTCATTGGATTAATCAGGGAAATGATTGCAAAATTTGAGGAAGAGCTCCCTTTGTATTCACTGTCATCTTCCGATGCAGCCAGGCAATCGGAACTTCTTTCCTATATTGCAAAGATTACTGCAG GAGAGACTGACTTGAAATCAAAGAGTAAAATTGGTGGAAGCAAAAATGAAGGATGTATTAACAAAATTACTATTGTTGGAGCTGGAGATCTTGGCATTGCATGTGTGCTAGCAGTTGCAGCAAAG GGTACTGCAGACAAGGTGGTTCTTTTGGATCTTTCTGAAGGTGCAGCAAAAGGAGGAACCATGGACTTGGACATCTTTGCTTTGCCGAACGTGGAGATCAGCAAAG atttttctgctttggctgATTCAAAAGTTGTGGTACTTACAGTTAATTCTCTGGGTAATGCTCAAACTTATCTTGATGTCATACAAAGCAATGTGGATTTGTTCAGAGGAATTATCCCAGCAATATCACACTACAGTCAGAACACTGTTCTCCTTGTTGCTTCTCATCCAG ctttgagCAGGACACtctttgagggttttttctttactgttaccaagataaaagaaaatagtgtacttggtataaaag TTGAAGTAATGACATATGTGTCATGGAAGCTGAGTGGGTTTCCCAAAAGCAGAGTTATTGGAGTAGGTGCCAACCTAGATACTGAGAGATTTCGGAATATACTGGCAAACCTTTTGAAAGCACAGGTGCTGGCAAAAGATGCTTGGATCATTGGTGAACAAGGGGAAGACAAAG TGCCAGCGTGGACGAGTTGTAATTCAGTTGCAACTCAAACAGAAGGAATGGCTGCTCATAACTCAAGGGAAACGGTGGCTAACAG AGCTATGGAAGTTCTAAAGGGAAAAGGTCAGAGATCTTGGTCCGTTGGGCTCTCAGTTGCTGATTTGGCTGACAGTATactgaaagataaaagaaaggtTCATTCTGTATCCACTCTGGCAAAG GGATGCTGCGATATAAACAGTGAAGTATTCTTAAGTCTGCCATGTGTTCTTGGAACCAACGGAGTGATTGAAATGGTCAAATTAGAAGAAGATCCACTAGTGcaagagaaactgcagagcagtgcaggaTCAATTCATGACCTTCAGCAGCAACTGCAACTGTAA
- the UEVLD gene encoding ubiquitin-conjugating enzyme E2 variant 3 isoform X1, producing the protein MAFSEEVLRKQLGKYKFRDLTIEELKNVNKTYPNFTFSMNTYTFKDGSQKDLLNFSGTVPVKYGNSYNIPIRLWILDSHPFAPPICFLKPTVNMGISVGKHVDAHGRIYLPYLQNWSHPKSTVIGLIREMIAKFEEELPLYSLSSSDAARQSELLSYIAKITAGETDLKSKSKIGGSKNEGCINKITIVGAGDLGIACVLAVAAKGTADKVVLLDLSEGAAKGGTMDLDIFALPNVEISKDFSALADSKVVVLTVNSLGNAQTYLDVIQSNVDLFRGIIPAISHYSQNTVLLVASHPALSRTLFEGFFFTVTKIKENSVLGIKVEVMTYVSWKLSGFPKSRVIGVGANLDTERFRNILANLLKAQVLAKDAWIIGEQGEDKVPAWTSCNSVATQTEGMAAHNSRETVANRAMEVLKGKGQRSWSVGLSVADLADSILKDKRKVHSVSTLAKGCCDINSEVFLSLPCVLGTNGVIEMVKLEEDPLVQEKLQSSAGSIHDLQQQLQLISTET; encoded by the exons atggcgTTCTCGGAGGAGGTGCTGCGGAAGCAGCTGGGGAAG tACAAGTTCAGAGACCTGACCATAGAAGAACTGAAGAATGTTAATAAGACCTACCCAAACTTCACATTCTCCATGAACACATACA CCTTCAAGGATGGATCGCAGAAGGACCTCCTGAATTTTAGTGGTACTGTTCCAGTGAAATATG GTAATTCATATAATATACCTATTCGTCTGTGGATTCTGGATTCTCATCCCTTTGCTCCCCCCATTTGCTTCTTGAAGCCAACGGTGAACATGGGCATTTCAGTAGGAAAGCATGTTGATGCTCATGGCAGGATTTATTTGCCCTACCTGCAAAACTGGAGCCAT CCTAAATCAACTGTCATTGGATTAATCAGGGAAATGATTGCAAAATTTGAGGAAGAGCTCCCTTTGTATTCACTGTCATCTTCCGATGCAGCCAGGCAATCGGAACTTCTTTCCTATATTGCAAAGATTACTGCAG GAGAGACTGACTTGAAATCAAAGAGTAAAATTGGTGGAAGCAAAAATGAAGGATGTATTAACAAAATTACTATTGTTGGAGCTGGAGATCTTGGCATTGCATGTGTGCTAGCAGTTGCAGCAAAG GGTACTGCAGACAAGGTGGTTCTTTTGGATCTTTCTGAAGGTGCAGCAAAAGGAGGAACCATGGACTTGGACATCTTTGCTTTGCCGAACGTGGAGATCAGCAAAG atttttctgctttggctgATTCAAAAGTTGTGGTACTTACAGTTAATTCTCTGGGTAATGCTCAAACTTATCTTGATGTCATACAAAGCAATGTGGATTTGTTCAGAGGAATTATCCCAGCAATATCACACTACAGTCAGAACACTGTTCTCCTTGTTGCTTCTCATCCAG ctttgagCAGGACACtctttgagggttttttctttactgttaccaagataaaagaaaatagtgtacttggtataaaag TTGAAGTAATGACATATGTGTCATGGAAGCTGAGTGGGTTTCCCAAAAGCAGAGTTATTGGAGTAGGTGCCAACCTAGATACTGAGAGATTTCGGAATATACTGGCAAACCTTTTGAAAGCACAGGTGCTGGCAAAAGATGCTTGGATCATTGGTGAACAAGGGGAAGACAAAG TGCCAGCGTGGACGAGTTGTAATTCAGTTGCAACTCAAACAGAAGGAATGGCTGCTCATAACTCAAGGGAAACGGTGGCTAACAG AGCTATGGAAGTTCTAAAGGGAAAAGGTCAGAGATCTTGGTCCGTTGGGCTCTCAGTTGCTGATTTGGCTGACAGTATactgaaagataaaagaaaggtTCATTCTGTATCCACTCTGGCAAAG GGATGCTGCGATATAAACAGTGAAGTATTCTTAAGTCTGCCATGTGTTCTTGGAACCAACGGAGTGATTGAAATGGTCAAATTAGAAGAAGATCCACTAGTGcaagagaaactgcagagcagtgcaggaTCAATTCATGACCTTCAGCAGCAACTGCAACT tataAGTACAGAGACCTAA
- the UEVLD gene encoding ubiquitin-conjugating enzyme E2 variant 3 isoform X3: MAFSEEVLRKQLGKYKFRDLTIEELKNVNKTYPNFTFSMNTYTFKDGSQKDLLNFSGTVPVKYGNSYNIPIRLWILDSHPFAPPICFLKPTVNMGISVGKHVDAHGRIYLPYLQNWSHPKSTVIGLIREMIAKFEEELPLYSLSSSDAARQSELLSYIAKITAGETDLKSKSKIGGSKNEGCINKITIVGAGDLGIACVLAVAAKGTADKVVLLDLSEGAAKGGTMDLDIFALPNVEISKDFSALADSKVVVLTVNSLGNAQTYLDVIQSNVDLFRGIIPAISHYSQNTVLLVASHPALSRTLFEGFFFTVTKIKENSVLGIKVEVMTYVSWKLSGFPKSRVIGVGANLDTERFRNILANLLKAQVLAKDAWIIGEQGEDKVPAWTSCNSVATQTEGMAAHNSRETVANRDAAI, encoded by the exons atggcgTTCTCGGAGGAGGTGCTGCGGAAGCAGCTGGGGAAG tACAAGTTCAGAGACCTGACCATAGAAGAACTGAAGAATGTTAATAAGACCTACCCAAACTTCACATTCTCCATGAACACATACA CCTTCAAGGATGGATCGCAGAAGGACCTCCTGAATTTTAGTGGTACTGTTCCAGTGAAATATG GTAATTCATATAATATACCTATTCGTCTGTGGATTCTGGATTCTCATCCCTTTGCTCCCCCCATTTGCTTCTTGAAGCCAACGGTGAACATGGGCATTTCAGTAGGAAAGCATGTTGATGCTCATGGCAGGATTTATTTGCCCTACCTGCAAAACTGGAGCCAT CCTAAATCAACTGTCATTGGATTAATCAGGGAAATGATTGCAAAATTTGAGGAAGAGCTCCCTTTGTATTCACTGTCATCTTCCGATGCAGCCAGGCAATCGGAACTTCTTTCCTATATTGCAAAGATTACTGCAG GAGAGACTGACTTGAAATCAAAGAGTAAAATTGGTGGAAGCAAAAATGAAGGATGTATTAACAAAATTACTATTGTTGGAGCTGGAGATCTTGGCATTGCATGTGTGCTAGCAGTTGCAGCAAAG GGTACTGCAGACAAGGTGGTTCTTTTGGATCTTTCTGAAGGTGCAGCAAAAGGAGGAACCATGGACTTGGACATCTTTGCTTTGCCGAACGTGGAGATCAGCAAAG atttttctgctttggctgATTCAAAAGTTGTGGTACTTACAGTTAATTCTCTGGGTAATGCTCAAACTTATCTTGATGTCATACAAAGCAATGTGGATTTGTTCAGAGGAATTATCCCAGCAATATCACACTACAGTCAGAACACTGTTCTCCTTGTTGCTTCTCATCCAG ctttgagCAGGACACtctttgagggttttttctttactgttaccaagataaaagaaaatagtgtacttggtataaaag TTGAAGTAATGACATATGTGTCATGGAAGCTGAGTGGGTTTCCCAAAAGCAGAGTTATTGGAGTAGGTGCCAACCTAGATACTGAGAGATTTCGGAATATACTGGCAAACCTTTTGAAAGCACAGGTGCTGGCAAAAGATGCTTGGATCATTGGTGAACAAGGGGAAGACAAAG TGCCAGCGTGGACGAGTTGTAATTCAGTTGCAACTCAAACAGAAGGAATGGCTGCTCATAACTCAAGGGAAACGGTGGCTAACAG GGATGCTGCGATATAA